In Cloacibacterium caeni, a single window of DNA contains:
- a CDS encoding heavy-metal-associated domain-containing protein: MKNVELSIPDMQSAHCQSRVNGAIKDIDGIKVEKLEAGKLSVSVENDEVKEELVEAIEKAGYKVGGDDSGKASSCSTGCCG, translated from the coding sequence ATGAAAAATGTAGAATTAAGCATACCAGATATGCAAAGTGCACACTGCCAGTCGAGAGTAAACGGAGCAATCAAAGACATTGACGGCATTAAAGTAGAAAAACTGGAAGCAGGAAAATTATCTGTTTCAGTTGAAAACGACGAAGTGAAAGAAGAGTTGGTTGAGGCGATTGAAAAAGCAGGCTACAAAGTTGGCGGCGACGACAGCGGAAAGGCTTCAAGTTGTTCAACAGGATGCTGCGGATAA
- a CDS encoding plastocyanin/azurin family copper-binding protein, producing the protein MKKLVLALSVIAFTACNNNQQKDKTTQESNQPVIEETVAPAETGNENVITISGGDDMKFDKTELKAKAGETVKLILKHIGKAPIEAMGHNVVILAQGTDFNTFANAAIDAKDNGYIPKGMENAVIAKTDMIGGGQTTEITFTAPAKGSYDFLCSFPGHYIYMKGKLIVE; encoded by the coding sequence ATGAAAAAGTTAGTGTTAGCATTGTCGGTAATCGCATTTACTGCCTGTAACAACAATCAGCAAAAAGACAAGACCACACAGGAGAGCAATCAGCCTGTAATAGAAGAAACAGTTGCCCCCGCAGAAACAGGGAACGAAAATGTAATTACCATTAGCGGCGGCGATGATATGAAATTCGACAAAACCGAACTGAAAGCCAAAGCAGGCGAAACCGTAAAGCTCATTTTAAAGCACATCGGAAAAGCACCGATTGAGGCAATGGGGCACAATGTTGTTATACTTGCCCAGGGCACAGACTTCAACACTTTTGCCAATGCTGCGATAGATGCTAAGGACAACGGCTACATACCTAAAGGAATGGAAAACGCCGTAATCGCAAAAACGGATATGATTGGCGGTGGGCAAACCACAGAAATTACCTTTACGGCTCCGGCAAAAGGCTCGTATGATTTCCTGTGCTCGTTTCCCGGTCATTACATCTATATGAAAGGTAAATTAATCGTGGAATAA
- a CDS encoding four-helix bundle copper-binding protein, producing MIQTKFQSCIEACLKCVAICNQCAIACLNEDDVAHVKKCIQLDLECAAICQAAANVLSLDGKFSKEICKLCADICNACAEECEKHAAMGMEHCKECAEACRACAKACEEMAA from the coding sequence ATGATACAAACAAAATTTCAATCGTGTATCGAGGCTTGCCTGAAGTGCGTAGCTATCTGTAACCAATGTGCCATTGCTTGTTTAAATGAAGATGATGTTGCACACGTAAAGAAATGTATCCAGTTAGACCTGGAATGTGCAGCTATTTGCCAAGCGGCAGCAAACGTATTAAGTCTTGATGGTAAATTTAGCAAAGAGATTTGCAAACTATGTGCTGACATTTGCAACGCTTGTGCTGAAGAGTGTGAGAAACACGCTGCAATGGGTATGGAGCATTGTAAAGAATGTGCAGAAGCGTGCAGAGCTTGTGCAAAGGCTTGTGAGGAAATGGCAGCGTAA